Proteins encoded together in one Bradyrhizobium sp. CB82 window:
- a CDS encoding acetyltransferase: protein MDDLIIIGGGEHAVMVYEAALLSGQFNIVGFVDRQFVRLGELPYLGTDADVPNYPDAAFVVGIGTLQAGPARAQMIGRVRVKRWACVIHPRAFVSPSARIGVGTVVMPGAIVNARAVIGDHCIINSGVIIEHDVRIGDCTHLSPGTVAGGGAEIGENCFVGLGSRVRDHITIGKDTFIAMGSVVTASCPDGSALSGVPAKPRG, encoded by the coding sequence ATGGACGATCTCATCATCATCGGCGGCGGCGAGCACGCCGTCATGGTTTACGAGGCGGCGCTGCTGTCCGGTCAGTTCAATATCGTCGGGTTCGTCGATCGCCAGTTCGTCAGGCTCGGCGAGCTTCCCTACCTCGGAACCGATGCGGACGTGCCGAACTACCCGGATGCCGCCTTCGTGGTCGGAATTGGGACGCTGCAGGCCGGGCCGGCGCGCGCGCAGATGATCGGCCGTGTGCGGGTCAAGCGCTGGGCTTGCGTCATTCATCCACGCGCATTCGTCTCGCCATCGGCCAGGATCGGAGTGGGCACCGTCGTCATGCCGGGTGCCATCGTGAATGCGAGGGCCGTGATCGGCGATCATTGCATCATCAATTCCGGCGTCATCATCGAGCACGACGTGCGTATCGGGGACTGCACCCATCTGTCGCCTGGAACCGTTGCCGGTGGTGGCGCGGAGATCGGCGAGAACTGCTTCGTTGGTCTCGGAAGCCGGGTGCGGGATCACATCACCATCGGCAAGGACACGTTTATTGCGATGGGCTCGGTGGTCACGGCCTCCTGTCCCGACGGATCGGCGCTCAGCGGTGTTCCGGCAAAGCCTCGCGGCTAG